One stretch of Planococcus sp. PAMC 21323 DNA includes these proteins:
- a CDS encoding beta-propeller domain-containing protein translates to MKKKKFWIIAIVAVTVIGLVFVVLNNKVSVSASPIALTEQGWKANFSSSLQQEAVENGDVYITDAQDERLEVEMYIQDNGKTLEVVGISTGEYRLHVKRAALKNSFIKSLIDTEISFSVQEQLEKLSGDEQLRDYFGRLMERDQDNQWYGGGMEETSGTEDSASNKSDGAVAENDYSTTNTQVEGVDEADLVKTDGSYIYSISESRVVISDVRNPQEMSIAAVLPFTENMYPEQLFLTGDTLVVMGSRYSAFPNVNARMPHSWTPQIGVTSVYLYDVSNPQNPELIRDFGTEGYLNGARLTNNILYFVTNVYPDYWMLEEQDEPELRPHQYDSKQGGELQPVPYDSIAILPGSMEGSYSVITAMDLTAPETSAISTDGFLGGSEQLYMNKDHLYLTAPAYVPLNDEEMRDGQRMDIWFPQQANTKVFKFGITDTTVEFMASAEIKGALLNQFSMDEYDGHFRAVTTEGITWDLTSPSKNHLFVLDKQMNQVGSVEDLAPGERIYSARFIKDKAYMVTFKETDPLFVIDVSVPSSPKVLGELKIPGFSNYLHPLDDHHLIGFGYDTKLVPVKNGEPRVVTGGMKISLFDVSDFENPLEKDTEIIGGPGTYSALQYDHKALFTHQEKNLFGFPVSLYDEAEEEYIKYEGEGALVYTITPDGISKAASLIEQTNNQYGDWNTFVQRLLYIDDELYTVANGEIKSYELESFKPLGDLVFEK, encoded by the coding sequence GTGAAGAAGAAAAAGTTTTGGATTATTGCTATCGTGGCTGTTACAGTAATTGGTTTAGTATTTGTTGTGCTCAATAACAAAGTATCAGTAAGTGCTTCTCCAATCGCTTTAACAGAGCAGGGATGGAAAGCTAATTTCTCTTCATCTCTTCAGCAAGAAGCTGTAGAGAATGGTGACGTGTACATTACGGATGCACAAGACGAACGTTTAGAAGTCGAGATGTATATCCAAGATAATGGCAAGACGCTAGAAGTAGTAGGCATCTCTACGGGTGAATATCGTTTGCATGTTAAAAGAGCAGCATTGAAGAATAGCTTTATCAAAAGTTTAATAGATACAGAAATTTCATTTAGTGTGCAGGAACAATTAGAGAAGCTTTCCGGAGATGAACAATTACGAGATTATTTTGGTCGATTGATGGAAAGAGATCAAGATAATCAATGGTATGGTGGAGGTATGGAAGAAACATCGGGAACTGAAGACTCTGCGTCTAATAAGAGTGACGGTGCTGTTGCAGAAAATGATTATTCCACTACCAACACACAAGTAGAAGGAGTAGATGAAGCGGATTTAGTAAAAACAGATGGTTCGTACATTTATTCTATTAGCGAATCGCGAGTCGTCATTTCAGATGTGCGAAATCCACAGGAAATGTCGATCGCAGCGGTATTACCATTTACAGAAAACATGTATCCAGAGCAACTTTTCTTAACAGGAGACACATTGGTCGTCATGGGCAGCCGTTATTCAGCTTTTCCAAACGTGAATGCTCGTATGCCACATAGCTGGACGCCACAGATTGGTGTCACTTCTGTTTATTTATATGATGTTAGCAATCCGCAAAATCCAGAACTGATTCGAGATTTTGGTACTGAAGGGTATTTGAACGGGGCTAGATTAACGAACAATATCCTTTATTTTGTAACAAACGTTTATCCAGACTATTGGATGTTAGAAGAACAAGATGAGCCGGAACTTCGTCCTCATCAGTACGATTCGAAACAAGGTGGAGAGCTTCAGCCAGTACCTTATGACAGCATTGCAATTCTTCCAGGGTCAATGGAAGGCAGTTATAGCGTCATTACAGCGATGGATTTGACGGCCCCTGAAACTAGTGCCATTTCAACAGATGGATTTTTAGGCGGAAGTGAACAACTTTATATGAATAAAGATCATTTATATTTAACAGCTCCTGCTTATGTACCATTAAATGACGAAGAAATGCGTGATGGTCAAAGAATGGATATTTGGTTCCCACAACAAGCCAATACTAAAGTATTCAAATTTGGAATAACAGACACAACGGTAGAGTTTATGGCATCTGCAGAAATAAAAGGAGCATTGCTTAACCAATTTTCAATGGATGAATACGATGGTCACTTCCGGGCGGTTACGACAGAAGGAATCACATGGGACTTAACTTCCCCATCAAAAAATCATTTATTTGTTCTAGATAAGCAAATGAATCAAGTTGGGTCGGTAGAAGATTTGGCACCAGGCGAGCGCATTTATTCGGCACGCTTTATTAAAGATAAAGCGTATATGGTGACTTTTAAAGAAACAGATCCACTGTTCGTAATTGATGTTTCAGTTCCATCTTCTCCAAAAGTACTTGGAGAGTTGAAAATACCAGGTTTCTCAAATTACTTGCATCCATTGGATGATCATCATTTAATTGGATTTGGTTATGATACGAAATTAGTACCTGTAAAAAATGGTGAACCTCGTGTTGTTACAGGTGGTATGAAGATTTCGTTGTTTGACGTTAGTGATTTTGAAAATCCATTAGAGAAAGATACCGAGATTATCGGCGGGCCTGGGACCTATTCTGCATTGCAATACGATCACAAAGCATTGTTTACGCATCAAGAAAAAAACCTTTTTGGATTCCCGGTAAGTTTATATGATGAAGCTGAAGAGGAATATATAAAATATGAGGGCGAGGGTGCGTTAGTCTACACCATTACTCCGGATGGTATCTCTAAAGCGGCAAGTTTAATCGAACAAACTAATAATCAATATGGAGATTGGAATACCTTTGTTCAACGTCTTCTTTATATTGATGACGAGTTGTACACAGTAGCAAACGGTGAAATTAAGAGCTACGAATTAGAAAGCTTTAAGCCATTAGGTGATTTGGTATTCGAAAAATAA
- a CDS encoding saccharopine dehydrogenase family protein, whose translation MKIVVLGAGLMGKQAARDLVANEAVEKVFLADRNKEQTMLFKEQLGNNKLEVLELDASDDEALVAAMSKGDIVINALFYTFNEKVAATALKCGVHSVDLGGHIGGATDAVLEMHEEAQKKGVTLIPDLGVAPGMINILTGYGASKLDQVSDIRLFVGGIPVHPEPPLEYNHVFSLEGVFDHYTDKSHVIRDGKLLEVESLSEIEHVQFEDFGELEAFHTSGGTSTLTETFSDVHSLEYKTLRYKGHAEKFKLLVELGLTDRTKTVTVDNREVNLRSVLKAVLEPITELGDKQDAVVLRVMVSGLKAGEEVTYEYNMVTIKDQKTGVTAMARATAYTISVVAQMIGTGIIDKRGAYPPEMIVPGEEYIAEMAKRGVEIKETIHRSAFQK comes from the coding sequence ATGAAAATCGTCGTATTAGGTGCAGGGTTAATGGGGAAACAAGCCGCAAGAGATTTAGTAGCTAACGAAGCTGTTGAAAAGGTCTTTTTAGCCGATCGAAATAAAGAGCAAACGATGCTTTTCAAAGAGCAACTCGGCAATAATAAGTTAGAAGTATTGGAGTTAGACGCTAGTGATGACGAAGCTTTAGTAGCAGCAATGTCAAAAGGAGATATTGTTATCAATGCATTATTTTATACATTTAATGAAAAAGTGGCTGCTACCGCATTAAAATGTGGTGTGCATTCTGTTGATTTAGGCGGCCATATTGGAGGAGCAACAGACGCAGTTCTTGAAATGCACGAAGAAGCGCAGAAAAAAGGCGTGACACTCATCCCTGATTTAGGTGTAGCACCAGGGATGATCAATATTTTGACAGGATATGGTGCAAGTAAGCTGGACCAAGTATCAGATATTCGCTTGTTTGTTGGAGGCATTCCTGTTCATCCCGAACCTCCGTTAGAATACAATCACGTTTTTTCCTTAGAAGGTGTGTTTGATCATTACACTGATAAATCGCACGTTATTCGTGACGGTAAGTTGCTCGAAGTTGAATCTTTATCGGAAATCGAACACGTACAATTTGAAGATTTCGGAGAACTAGAAGCTTTCCATACTTCTGGGGGAACATCGACATTAACTGAGACGTTTAGTGACGTCCATTCATTGGAGTACAAAACTTTACGTTACAAAGGACATGCCGAGAAGTTTAAATTATTAGTAGAGTTGGGTCTGACAGATCGAACAAAAACGGTGACAGTCGATAACCGTGAAGTAAATCTTCGATCGGTCTTAAAAGCTGTACTTGAGCCGATAACAGAACTTGGAGATAAACAAGACGCTGTTGTTTTAAGGGTGATGGTGTCAGGTCTAAAGGCGGGAGAAGAAGTTACGTACGAATACAATATGGTGACGATAAAAGACCAAAAAACCGGCGTCACCGCGATGGCGCGTGCGACAGCCTATACCATTTCAGTGGTAGCACAAATGATTGGGACAGGAATTATCGATAAACGAGGAGCTTATCCTCCTGAGATGATTGTTCCGGGAGAAGAGTATATAGCTGAAATGGCAAAGCGTGGAGTTGAAATTAAAGAAACGATTCATCGCTCAGCTTTTCAAAAATAA
- a CDS encoding threonine/serine exporter family protein: MNWPLEAFLSFLAAGAFGVIFNTPRQTLISCGLVGMSGWLIYRIFFLTFDDSVQASFAGAFVVSIVAHLLAKKFRMPMIIFSIAGIIPLVPGSKAYNAMRNIVENNYLEAIAFASEAMMISGAVAMGLVFAEVLMQLFFKRQARRIQKKMGLTQE, translated from the coding sequence ATGAATTGGCCATTAGAAGCATTTCTCAGCTTTTTGGCTGCAGGCGCATTTGGCGTCATCTTTAATACCCCACGCCAAACATTAATCAGTTGTGGATTAGTTGGTATGAGTGGCTGGCTTATTTATCGCATATTCTTTCTGACTTTCGATGACTCGGTTCAGGCTTCTTTTGCAGGCGCTTTTGTGGTTTCCATCGTGGCTCATTTGTTAGCTAAAAAGTTTCGAATGCCGATGATCATTTTTAGTATCGCCGGAATCATTCCTTTGGTACCCGGAAGTAAAGCGTATAATGCTATGCGTAACATTGTAGAAAATAATTATTTAGAAGCCATCGCTTTTGCTTCTGAAGCCATGATGATTTCTGGAGCTGTTGCTATGGGATTGGTTTTTGCTGAAGTGTTGATGCAGCTATTTTTTAAGCGACAAGCAAGAAGAATACAGAAAAAAATGGGCCTGACACAAGAGTAA
- a CDS encoding serine-tRNA(Ala) deacylase AlaX: MTTKLYYQDSEISSAVVQVVDNGKDETGYYVVLDQTCFYPEGGGQPADTGEIGPAKVWDVQLINGEIRHYIDIELPKERFTTQLDEQRRLDHMQQHAGQHLLSALFEDILGLKTQSFHLGKERVTIDLDLDTATKEQIQEIEKKANEIIGKALPISTNWVSAEKAKTLKLRKSPAVEGDIRLVEIKGIDLNACGGTHPKSTAEIGLLKIISTEKNKGGIRVYFLCGNRAMRYFNSLIETTDQLVVHLNAPATELTKAAEALLAEKTATNKTIKSLQEQLLNLEAKMIVPENNLIQEVFENRTIKELQQLARVVISQHTLATALFISKIEDDMRFVCAKGEDAPGDMREVLKHLLALTDGKGGGNVQFAQGGGKTTELPATFLSAFQEVVKKFV; encoded by the coding sequence ATGACAACGAAATTGTACTATCAAGATTCAGAGATTTCATCAGCAGTTGTTCAAGTAGTCGATAATGGAAAAGATGAAACGGGTTATTATGTTGTTTTAGACCAAACTTGTTTTTATCCCGAGGGAGGCGGACAACCTGCAGATACGGGAGAAATAGGACCTGCAAAAGTGTGGGATGTACAACTAATCAATGGTGAAATTCGTCATTATATAGATATTGAGCTACCAAAAGAACGTTTTACTACTCAATTGGATGAGCAGAGAAGACTGGATCATATGCAACAACATGCCGGTCAGCATTTATTGAGCGCTTTATTTGAAGATATTTTAGGATTAAAAACTCAAAGTTTTCATTTAGGAAAAGAACGCGTGACGATCGATTTGGATTTAGATACAGCCACAAAAGAACAAATTCAAGAAATTGAAAAAAAAGCTAATGAAATTATTGGAAAAGCTCTTCCAATATCTACGAATTGGGTGAGTGCAGAAAAAGCCAAAACACTGAAATTGAGAAAATCTCCAGCAGTAGAAGGCGATATTCGCTTAGTTGAAATCAAAGGAATTGATTTGAATGCTTGTGGAGGAACCCATCCAAAAAGCACGGCAGAAATTGGTTTACTAAAAATCATTTCAACAGAAAAAAACAAAGGCGGCATACGAGTATATTTTTTATGTGGAAATCGAGCAATGCGATACTTCAATTCTCTAATAGAAACAACAGATCAATTAGTTGTTCATCTAAATGCACCAGCTACAGAATTGACAAAAGCTGCGGAAGCTCTTCTAGCTGAAAAAACGGCAACGAATAAAACGATAAAAAGTCTTCAAGAGCAATTGTTGAACTTAGAAGCAAAAATGATTGTGCCAGAAAACAACCTGATACAAGAAGTTTTTGAAAATCGAACGATAAAAGAATTGCAACAGCTCGCCCGAGTAGTTATTAGTCAGCATACTCTAGCAACAGCGCTGTTTATCAGCAAGATAGAAGACGATATGCGTTTTGTCTGTGCAAAAGGCGAAGACGCACCTGGAGATATGCGAGAGGTATTAAAGCACCTTCTAGCATTAACTGATGGAAAAGGAGGCGGTAATGTACAATTTGCTCAAGGAGGCGGTAAAACGACTGAGCTTCCAGCAACATTCTTGTCTGCCTTTCAGGAAGTAGTAAAAAAATTCGTGTGA
- a CDS encoding threonine/serine exporter family protein: MAQIGETRRELALDCFLLAGRIMMESGAETYRVEDTMIRMAVSQNMVNSHCFVTPSGIMFSPSEELATRFVRINNRSTDLERVALINSVSRKLVAGEYTLQQAYDEMLVIDQTNYRFHISLQILAAAVASGCFFILLGGKWADLPFAFLFGGTGFIIVETILIETRVKIFAEFIGSFVIGILASITVYIGFASDLDTLIIGSIMPLVPGLLITNAVRDLMAGHFMSGLSKGAEAFLTAFAIGAGIAVVLSF, from the coding sequence GTGGCGCAAATAGGAGAGACGAGACGTGAACTTGCCTTGGATTGTTTTCTGTTAGCCGGCAGAATTATGATGGAAAGTGGCGCAGAAACGTATCGTGTTGAAGATACAATGATTCGAATGGCTGTCTCACAAAATATGGTGAACTCTCATTGTTTCGTGACGCCGTCGGGTATCATGTTTTCTCCAAGCGAAGAACTGGCAACGCGATTTGTTCGAATTAATAATCGGAGTACAGACCTTGAGAGGGTAGCCTTGATTAATTCGGTTTCACGGAAATTAGTTGCGGGAGAATATACCTTACAACAGGCATATGACGAAATGCTAGTGATCGATCAAACCAATTATCGGTTTCATATATCGTTACAAATTTTGGCTGCTGCTGTAGCAAGTGGCTGTTTCTTTATATTATTAGGTGGTAAGTGGGCAGACCTTCCATTTGCCTTTCTCTTTGGGGGAACTGGATTTATTATCGTAGAAACCATCTTGATAGAAACGCGAGTAAAGATATTTGCAGAGTTTATCGGTTCTTTTGTTATCGGAATTTTGGCGTCTATCACTGTTTACATTGGATTTGCGTCAGATTTGGATACCTTAATTATTGGGTCTATTATGCCCCTTGTTCCAGGATTGCTAATTACCAATGCGGTTCGTGATTTAATGGCTGGTCATTTCATGTCAGGATTGTCTAAAGGCGCTGAGGCATTTTTAACGGCTTTCGCAATTGGAGCAGGTATTGCGGTTGTTTTATCATTTTAA
- a CDS encoding copper resistance CopC family protein, with translation MNKKFLLVIILMFLFPFSVQAHTTLLSSTPIEGENMSEALSEVELVFGTKIEEGSTMSIEGENNSFEFDEITIKNDLMIGKFNGTLPNGSYRILWNIIGEDGHPIEGEIAFGMAIESGESETTEAVSDTNEISVTSEKKSSKLETEKNSNVPVTFLLVLAAVLAVYGVYKLLLKKK, from the coding sequence ATGAACAAGAAATTTTTATTAGTTATTATATTAATGTTTCTTTTCCCTTTTTCCGTTCAAGCCCACACAACTTTGCTGTCTTCGACACCTATTGAAGGCGAAAATATGTCAGAAGCATTATCAGAGGTAGAATTGGTTTTTGGTACTAAAATCGAAGAGGGCAGTACGATGAGTATCGAAGGTGAAAATAATTCTTTCGAATTTGACGAGATAACGATTAAAAATGATTTAATGATTGGTAAGTTTAATGGAACATTGCCAAATGGATCATATCGTATTTTGTGGAATATTATTGGTGAAGATGGACATCCGATTGAAGGCGAAATTGCATTCGGTATGGCAATCGAAAGTGGAGAGAGCGAAACAACAGAAGCAGTTTCAGATACGAATGAAATATCAGTCACATCTGAGAAGAAATCTTCAAAACTTGAAACGGAAAAAAACAGCAATGTACCAGTGACATTCTTATTGGTATTGGCTGCTGTTTTAGCAGTTTATGGTGTTTATAAACTATTGTTGAAGAAGAAATGA
- a CDS encoding copper resistance D family protein → MFFTAFADVLLYIAFSYLVGFVLLQFIPENKKPLLASSKVLLLISTASIPLLSFVPVYELAMFLQSSVSPLEAYQIAITEFRIGQGWIITLLLSIILAIAIYLNGNRSIQALYILLLILTVGFYSHVSTIDLWVGFALHSSHILLVSIWTGVLLHVAWFAKNGANWRPFLQWFTPLAVICVAGVFASGIVIMFFFVAPADYVDSWALPYGQLLLLKHISIIPVLLAAMINGFLNKQKEFQQVWLKVESLLLLFVFVFTAIMSKQAPPHDVNDTLRIEGSGWFIEKLSGPFYIPIGAKLDLTLNGSLLIALSFLCLSVMLVVFFKKANAWLALLFSIGFIGCFYIGLMMNLSF, encoded by the coding sequence ATGTTCTTTACAGCATTTGCAGATGTACTTCTATATATTGCTTTTTCGTATTTAGTAGGCTTTGTTTTATTGCAGTTTATACCGGAAAACAAAAAACCACTTTTGGCTAGCTCAAAAGTTTTATTATTAATTAGTACAGCTAGCATTCCTTTATTATCTTTTGTTCCTGTTTATGAATTGGCTATGTTTTTACAAAGTAGTGTAAGCCCACTCGAAGCGTATCAAATTGCCATAACGGAGTTTCGTATTGGGCAAGGGTGGATAATTACCTTATTGCTTAGCATTATCTTAGCTATTGCAATTTACTTGAACGGAAATCGCTCTATACAAGCACTTTATATTTTGTTGCTTATTTTAACTGTCGGATTTTATAGTCATGTTTCGACAATAGATTTATGGGTTGGTTTTGCTCTTCATTCGAGTCATATTCTTCTCGTGTCGATTTGGACAGGTGTTTTGCTTCATGTCGCATGGTTTGCAAAAAACGGAGCTAATTGGCGTCCTTTTCTACAATGGTTCACGCCCCTTGCGGTAATCTGTGTTGCGGGCGTATTTGCAAGTGGAATTGTTATTATGTTTTTTTTCGTAGCGCCTGCAGATTATGTGGATTCATGGGCATTGCCTTATGGTCAATTGCTGTTATTGAAACATATCAGTATTATTCCGGTTCTTTTAGCGGCAATGATCAACGGGTTTCTTAACAAACAAAAAGAATTTCAACAAGTGTGGTTAAAAGTTGAAAGTTTGCTCTTACTTTTTGTTTTTGTGTTTACGGCTATTATGAGCAAACAAGCTCCACCTCACGATGTTAATGATACTTTGCGGATTGAAGGCAGTGGTTGGTTTATTGAAAAGTTATCAGGACCTTTCTACATACCTATTGGGGCTAAACTGGATTTAACGTTAAATGGGTCTTTGCTAATAGCGCTCAGTTTTTTATGTTTAAGCGTCATGCTGGTGGTTTTTTTCAAAAAAGCAAATGCTTGGTTGGCTCTTCTTTTCAGTATTGGCTTTATTGGTTGTTTTTATATAGGATTGATGATGAATCTATCATTTTAA
- a CDS encoding diacylglycerol/lipid kinase family protein produces the protein MPKFNRSVLLYNGNAGQSTVDSVLRLAVPHIAQASHSLEIIQTASPEEFESSCQTAAHDADILFIAGGDGTVHSAVRALANVSNPAPMAILPSGTANDFARTLNIPLDLDLAARELINGEVKKIDTGKINGGSFLNFAGIGVITDASSNIDPLLKERYGKISYFMSALQSMRQATPFSVELKIDGISYLEEGVLVLVMNGKSIGTHNFPLATIDPADGLLDLFVIQTSSLAAIREWFSLAQPEVMTEELEHITHYQGKSISISTEEKLDVDTDGEIYLKTPLDIEIQPGSLKMLIPKQLEDFV, from the coding sequence ATGCCTAAGTTCAATCGTTCCGTATTATTGTATAACGGCAATGCTGGACAGTCTACGGTAGACTCTGTTCTAAGATTAGCCGTACCCCACATTGCTCAAGCTTCGCATTCACTCGAAATTATTCAAACCGCTTCACCAGAAGAATTTGAAAGTTCTTGTCAGACTGCTGCACACGATGCAGACATTCTCTTTATCGCAGGTGGAGATGGTACCGTTCATTCCGCAGTCCGTGCATTAGCTAATGTCTCTAATCCAGCTCCAATGGCCATTTTACCCAGCGGTACAGCCAACGATTTTGCGCGCACTTTGAACATTCCACTAGATTTAGATTTAGCAGCGAGAGAATTGATAAATGGCGAGGTGAAAAAAATTGATACTGGAAAAATTAACGGAGGCTCATTTCTCAATTTTGCAGGAATCGGAGTAATCACTGATGCCTCATCTAATATTGACCCTTTATTAAAAGAACGCTACGGAAAAATCAGTTATTTTATGAGTGCCTTACAATCGATGCGGCAAGCCACGCCATTTTCAGTCGAGTTAAAAATTGATGGTATTAGCTATCTTGAAGAAGGTGTACTCGTCCTGGTCATGAACGGCAAATCGATTGGAACTCATAACTTCCCGCTCGCAACAATTGATCCAGCAGATGGATTGCTCGATCTATTTGTTATCCAAACTTCTTCTTTAGCAGCCATACGGGAGTGGTTTTCATTGGCTCAACCTGAAGTGATGACAGAAGAATTAGAGCACATTACGCATTATCAAGGGAAATCTATCTCTATTAGCACTGAAGAGAAATTAGACGTGGATACAGATGGAGAAATCTATTTAAAAACACCGCTCGATATTGAAATACAGCCTGGTAGCTTAAAAATGTTAATCCCTAAACAACTCGAAGATTTTGTTTAA
- a CDS encoding sensor domain-containing protein, with amino-acid sequence MSEIKEKLTDTLVFNHIPFPILIIDKNGLVTWCNQRAEHVFQIEAEAVIGQLSPYMNPEKAALNKHPWEKLLHTEEAVRFENIEIELGDGVTTYTTVVAKPYTFDGQQYVMTIYEMNEADKDGSSSIELNHLRNGLDDSFMMLYCDHEFLITYANPLFLKSSKWTPKRILGKPVWHMFGDSDEDVQFVDSILSTLRQGDVWNGEAKKVKKDGEVYWVELTAIPMQLSSEDIYYIFLEKDITANKLAQKHLEEIAFIDPITGLENRHRLEQIVNEYIEEGRHFSFVFMDIDRFYTLRDISDTDVENELLIEFTKRLRMYFSDSIITRAGLHEFALVTPLSNWFIEGFLHYLQQHPIYLQGTAVPMTVSGAITKYPEDQQSFMHLIKASYATIKKVKERGGSEISALTPNDHERLSRKAAIEKHLIYALDRKNLQLLYQPIVNLTNGKVERVEAFVRWTDSEIGVVTPDELIPIAEENGLINKIGSFVVETACRQLKDWKAKNIELQISINSSIHEFRDKDMSKMLLENLKLNDCHPSSLMIEITEKFALEAEAERSIMTQMKNLHQEGITFALDDFGTGYASFRYMLLLPISSIKIDQMIIQSITKQERIQKLINGMIQFGKSLDFQVTAEGVETNEQFELLRAMGCDSLQGYIIGHPMTAADLEKWLG; translated from the coding sequence ATGAGCGAAATAAAAGAAAAACTAACTGACACCCTTGTTTTCAACCATATTCCCTTCCCAATCCTTATTATCGATAAAAACGGCTTGGTTACATGGTGCAATCAGCGCGCTGAGCATGTTTTCCAAATAGAAGCAGAAGCGGTTATAGGTCAGCTTTCTCCTTACATGAATCCTGAAAAAGCTGCATTAAACAAACATCCTTGGGAGAAGTTATTGCACACCGAAGAAGCAGTAAGATTTGAAAATATTGAAATAGAACTAGGCGATGGCGTTACAACTTATACGACAGTAGTCGCTAAACCCTATACATTTGATGGTCAACAATATGTTATGACTATTTACGAAATGAATGAGGCAGATAAAGATGGTTCTTCTTCTATCGAGTTAAACCATTTACGAAATGGCCTAGACGACTCTTTCATGATGCTTTATTGTGATCATGAATTCTTGATTACGTACGCCAACCCTTTATTTTTAAAGTCGAGTAAATGGACACCAAAACGAATTTTAGGTAAGCCTGTTTGGCATATGTTCGGCGACAGTGATGAGGACGTTCAATTTGTCGATTCGATTTTGTCGACTTTACGACAAGGGGATGTTTGGAATGGTGAAGCAAAAAAAGTGAAAAAAGACGGGGAAGTCTACTGGGTTGAATTAACAGCTATTCCTATGCAGCTATCAAGTGAAGACATCTATTATATTTTCCTAGAAAAAGACATCACTGCTAATAAGCTAGCTCAAAAACACCTTGAAGAAATTGCATTTATCGATCCGATCACTGGACTGGAAAACCGCCATCGATTGGAACAAATAGTGAATGAGTACATAGAAGAAGGACGTCATTTTTCCTTTGTTTTTATGGACATTGATCGTTTCTATACGTTACGTGATATCTCAGATACAGATGTTGAAAATGAGTTACTTATTGAATTTACAAAGCGTCTTCGCATGTATTTTTCCGATTCCATTATTACGCGTGCCGGTTTACATGAATTCGCTTTAGTAACTCCTTTAAGCAATTGGTTTATCGAAGGATTCCTTCACTATTTGCAACAACATCCTATCTACCTACAAGGGACAGCTGTACCTATGACTGTTAGTGGTGCTATCACTAAATACCCTGAAGACCAGCAGAGCTTTATGCATTTAATTAAAGCTTCTTATGCGACGATCAAAAAGGTAAAAGAGCGTGGTGGTAGCGAAATTTCTGCATTGACACCTAATGATCATGAGCGATTAAGTCGTAAAGCAGCTATCGAAAAACATTTAATCTATGCACTAGATCGTAAAAATTTACAACTCTTATACCAACCAATAGTCAATTTGACGAACGGTAAAGTTGAGCGTGTAGAAGCATTTGTGCGTTGGACCGACTCAGAAATCGGCGTCGTGACTCCCGATGAACTTATTCCAATTGCAGAAGAAAACGGGTTGATCAATAAAATCGGTAGCTTTGTTGTCGAAACGGCTTGTCGTCAGTTAAAAGATTGGAAAGCCAAAAACATTGAACTTCAAATTAGTATTAACTCATCTATCCATGAATTTAGAGATAAAGACATGTCGAAGATGTTGCTTGAAAACTTGAAGCTAAATGATTGTCACCCAAGTTCATTAATGATTGAAATCACGGAAAAATTTGCGCTAGAAGCTGAAGCCGAACGTTCAATCATGACACAGATGAAGAACCTTCACCAAGAAGGTATTACTTTTGCTTTAGATGATTTTGGAACTGGATATGCTTCGTTCCGCTACATGCTGTTATTACCGATTTCTTCGATAAAAATAGATCAAATGATCATTCAATCCATCACTAAGCAAGAAAGAATACAAAAACTAATAAACGGTATGATTCAGTTTGGTAAATCCCTCGATTTCCAAGTAACTGCTGAAGGTGTCGAAACGAATGAACAATTCGAACTTTTACGCGCCATGGGATGCGACAGCTTACAAGGATATATCATCGGTCACCCGATGACAGCTGCAGACCTAGAAAAATGGCTAGGGTAA